Proteins from a single region of Takifugu rubripes chromosome 4, fTakRub1.2, whole genome shotgun sequence:
- the ppp1r21 gene encoding protein phosphatase 1 regulatory subunit 21 isoform X2, producing the protein MANVTDLQTKYSKLAQEYSKLRAQNQVLKKAVVDEQANCVSLKDQLKQRDQSLRKQEQEMDSLSFRNQQLAKRVELLQEELAVCEAKGKKGKNKGDSPSQHALETKNVFDEDLQKKIEENERLHIQFYEADELHKRQEAQLRARLQELEREAEQHQDAVNGLNTKYTDTIERLHSDKARLELKTQTMEREAQECRMRAEDCQQQLRRCQTELSRQVKQSSSVIQEKVPFNDTKFVHYNSLNVPPHNRRHQLKARDVVGQALSFIQDLVAALLNFHSYTEQRVHIYPRDSSIEPISALNQKFSQYLHENAAYVRPLEESFLQLHQSITEDTVTVLETVVKLKSFADHFSSYVQFLKKILPYQLKSLEEECEAPLCTAALTAKNQELHGDMKRVTSMFEKLQNYINVLALPSVCQDVVPQSSTSAVFTQLAGCLHSLHDAIKEMSKHYNQKAGLEQELPTVTQKLLTTSECLLGSLGSLTSSTGKIATFFSNNLDFFTSPAYSPKGSTVALSPLQAETMLANKKKASAYISAIKKPRPQSVPYSEALSNRRILTSSTESREGLTQQVQQSLEKIARLEQEKEHWLLEAQLGKVRLEKENQRIADLEAQLAAALGGSLAAQSAAAGTLTQSHEDTEAESTAAGKELTLCTSLVGMLCTTPSVEHVGDEESREQLIKTHYMARVGELTTQLQISDSKAVHFHSECRALAKRLAIAEKSRESLSEDVKRANQNITRLQDELTTTKRSYEDQLSMMSDHLCSMNETLSKQREEIDTLKLGSKGNAKKNKGR; encoded by the exons ATGGCTAACGTTACAGACCTGCAGACGAAATATAGCAAGTTGGCACAGGAGTACTCCAAG cTCCGCGCTCAGAACCAGGTTCTGAAAAAGGCCGTCGTAGATGAACAGGCCAACTGTGTCTCCCTCAAG GACCAGTTAAAGCAGAGGGACCAGAGCCTGaggaagcaggagcaggagatgGACAGTCTCAGCTTCAGGAACCAACAGTTGGCCAagagggtggagctgctgcaggaggagctcgCTGTGTGTGAGGCCAAAGGCAAAAAGGGGAAG AACAAGGGCGACTCTCCCTCACAGCACGCCCTGGAGACCAAGAACGTGTTTGACGAGGACCTGCAAAAAAAGATCGAAGAAAATGAACGACTTCACATCCAG TTTTATGAAGCAGACGAGCTGCACAAGAGGCAGGAGGCCCAGCTGAGGGCCCgactgcaggagctggagagggaggcGGAGCAGCACCAGGACGCCGTCAACGGGCTCAACACAAAGTACACGGACACAATCGAGAGGCTGCATAGCGACAAAGCGCGATTAGAG CTGAAAACACAGACCATGGAGAGGGAAGCACAGGAGTGCCGCATGCGAGCGGAAGACTG ccagcagcagctgaggcgGTGCCAGACGGAGCTGAGCAGGCAGGTGAAGCAAAGCAGCAGCGTTATCCAGGAAAAAGTGCCCTTCAACGACACCA AATTCGTCCACTACAACAGCCTCAATGTCCCTCCACACAATCGAAggcatcag CTTAAAGCCCGGGATGTGGTGGGACAGGCGCTGAGCTTTATCCAGGACCTCGTGGCCGCTCTGTTGAACTTCCATTCCTACACAGAACAAAGAGTTCACATCTACCCCCGAGACTCTTCTATCGAGCCCATCTCTGCCCTCAACCAGAAG TTTTCTCAGTACCTACATGAAAACGCAGCTTACGTGCGCCCCCTGGAGGAGAGCTTCCTGCAGTTACACCAAAGCATCACTGAGGACACTGTCACGGTCCTG GAAACTGTTGTCAAACTGAAGAGCTTTGCGGATCATTTCTCCTCTTACGTACAGTTTTTGAAAAAGATTCTCCCTTACCAGCTGAAAAG TCTGGAGGAAGAGTGCGAGGCTCCTCTTTGCACCGCTGCCCTCACTGCCAAAAATCAGGAGTTACACGGCGACATGAAGAGAGTCACATCGATGTTTGAGAAACTGCAGAACTACATTAACGTTTTGGCCTTACCCA GTGTGTGTCAGGACGTGGTGCCGCAGAGCAGCACCTCGGCTGTTTTTACCCAGCTGGCGGGCTGCCTGCACAGTCTTCACGATGCCATTAAAG AGATGTCAAAGCACTATAATCAGAAGGCTGGTTTAGAGCAAGAGCTGCCCACGGTCACCCAGAAGCTCCTGACCACCTCAGAGTGCCTGCTCGGATCTTTAGGGTCTCTGACCAGCAGCACTGGAAAG ATCGCCACTTTCTTCAGCAACAACTTGGACTTCTTCACATCGCCAGCCTACAGCCCTAAAGGCAGCACCGTGGCCCTCAGCCCTCTGCAAGCAGAGACCATGCTAGCCAACAAGAAGAAAGCTTCGGCCTATATCAGTGCCATTAAAAAG CCCAGGCCACAGTCAGTTCCGTACAGCGAAGCCCTGTCGAATCGGCGTATTCTCACGAGCTCCACCGAGAGCAGAGAAGGTCTCACTCAGCAG GTGCAGCAAAGCCTGGAGAAGATCGCCcggctggagcaggagaaggaacACTGGCTCCTGGAGGCCCAGCTGGGGAAGGTGCGGCTGGAAAAGGAGAACCAGAGGATCGCAGACCTGGAAGCTCAGCTGGCCGCAGCTCTAGGGGGAAGTCTGGCTGCCCAGTCAGCGGCAGCCGGCACGCTCACGCAGAGCCACGAGGACACGGAGGCCGAGTCAACGGCTGCCGGGAAAGAGCTGACGCTGTGCACGAgcctg GTGGGCATGTTGTGCACAACCCCTTCAGTCGAGCAT GTTGGAGACgaggagtccagagagcagctgaTCAAGACTCACTACATGGCCAGAGTGGGGGAGCTCACCACCCAGCTCCAGATCTCAGACAGCAAAGCCGTGCACTTCCACTCCGAG TGTCGAGCTTTGGCCAAGAGATTAGCTATTGCAGAGAAATCCCGAGAGTCTCTGAGCGAGGACGTCAAACGGGCCAACCAGAACATCACGCGCTTGCAG GACGAGCTGACTACGACGAAGAGGAGCTACGAAGACCAGCTGAGCATGATGAGCGACCACCTGTGCAGCATGAACGAGACCCTGAgcaagcagagggaggagatcGACACGCTCAAACTGGGCAGCAAG GGAAATGCCAAAAAGAACAAAGGACGTTAA
- the foxn2a gene encoding forkhead box protein N2 isoform X1 gives MHDYLLDLMGPIIGMSPDKKTEIPGMQEERTGLRGVCGVGTLPEAECASSPLATSVDRTGGTEDEELTNLNWLHENLLQNFTLGGPEAQASGGPLFDIEGDYKSSQGASSSSSPSSHARGRERDSLKSKPPFSFSLLIYMAIEQSPSKSLPVKEIYGWILEHFPYFSNAPTGWKNSVRHNLSLNKCFRKVDRSLGKASGKGSLWCVDPEYRPNLIQALKKQHFPAAHAFSTPPASPPSASSPPRHLFLQGCSFKESDIDAATAMMLLNSAPGHHVDPCNSDGPLDLSRPDSVLVSSDPKQDHNYSSVALQRCSSRSSSSSLSSLDEGGCNGGQSRRAGSEGFHSDEDSDLWEERGLHETSQRPPAIKWPINKRSRREVKPEVDEELKEAAGSLLHLAGIRSCTEGTKHTVKSTKFNRK, from the exons ATGCATGATT aCCTCCTTGATTTAATGGGTCCAATCATTGGGATGTCACCAGACAAGAAAACGGAAATTCCGGGTATGCAGGAGGAGCGGACAGGGCTCAGAGGCGTCTGCGGCGTGGGAACGCTGCCGGAAGCTGAATGTGCGTCCAGTCCCTTGGCGACCAGCGTGGATCGTACCGGAGGCACCGAGGACGAGGAGCTCACCAACCTCAACTGGCTGCACGAGAACCTGCTTCAGAACTTTACTCTGGGGGGTCCAGAAGCTCAAGCCAGTGGCGGCCCCCTCTTTGACATCGAAGGCGACTACAAGTCAAGCCAGGGcgcctcatcttcctcttcgcCGTCGTCACACgccagaggcagggagagggaCTCGCTGAAGTCGAAGCCCCcgttctccttctctctgctcatcTACATGGCCATCGAGCAGTCGCCCAGCAAATCTTTGCCCGTGAAAGAGATCTACGGCTGGATCCTCGAGCACTTCCCTTACTTCTCCAACGCCCCCACCGGCTGGAAGAACTCGGTTCGCCACAACCTGTCTCTAAACAAATGCTTCCGGAAAGTCGACAGGAGTTTGGGAAAA GCCAGTGGGAAAGGCTCTCTCTGGTGCGTTGACCCCGAGTACCGCCCAAACCTGATCCAAGCTCTGAAGAAGCAGCACTTCCCCGCCGCACATGCCTTCTCCACACCACCTGCCTCCCCACCCAG TGCCTCTTCACCCCCTCGTCATCTCTTTCTACAAGGCTGCTCGTTCAAAG agTCTGACATTGATGCTGCCACTGCCATGATGCTCTTAAACTCTGCCCCCGGGCACCACGTTGACCCAT GCAATTCTGACGGTCCGCTGGACCTCTCTCGGCCAGATTCAGTCCTGGTGAGCAGCGATCCGAAGCAGGACCACAACTACAGCAGTGTGGCCTTGCAGCgctgctcctcccgctcctcctcctcgtccctgtcctccctGGACGAAGGAGGCTGCAACGGCGGGCAGTCCCGCCGTGCTGGCAGCGAGGGCTTCCACAGCGACGAGGACTCTGACCTCTGGGAAGAGAGAGGCCTCCACGAGACTTCCCAACGTCCGCCTGCCATTAAGTGGCCCATCAATAAGAGGTCACGGCGAGAGGTCAAGCCGGAGGTGgacgaggagctgaaggaagccGCCGGCTCCCTGCTGCACCTCGCAGGCATACGCAGCTGCACAGAGGGCACCAAACATACTGTCAAGAGCACAAAATTTAACAGGAAATga
- the foxn2a gene encoding forkhead box protein N2 isoform X2, whose protein sequence is MGPIIGMSPDKKTEIPGMQEERTGLRGVCGVGTLPEAECASSPLATSVDRTGGTEDEELTNLNWLHENLLQNFTLGGPEAQASGGPLFDIEGDYKSSQGASSSSSPSSHARGRERDSLKSKPPFSFSLLIYMAIEQSPSKSLPVKEIYGWILEHFPYFSNAPTGWKNSVRHNLSLNKCFRKVDRSLGKASGKGSLWCVDPEYRPNLIQALKKQHFPAAHAFSTPPASPPSASSPPRHLFLQGCSFKESDIDAATAMMLLNSAPGHHVDPCNSDGPLDLSRPDSVLVSSDPKQDHNYSSVALQRCSSRSSSSSLSSLDEGGCNGGQSRRAGSEGFHSDEDSDLWEERGLHETSQRPPAIKWPINKRSRREVKPEVDEELKEAAGSLLHLAGIRSCTEGTKHTVKSTKFNRK, encoded by the exons ATGGGTCCAATCATTGGGATGTCACCAGACAAGAAAACGGAAATTCCGGGTATGCAGGAGGAGCGGACAGGGCTCAGAGGCGTCTGCGGCGTGGGAACGCTGCCGGAAGCTGAATGTGCGTCCAGTCCCTTGGCGACCAGCGTGGATCGTACCGGAGGCACCGAGGACGAGGAGCTCACCAACCTCAACTGGCTGCACGAGAACCTGCTTCAGAACTTTACTCTGGGGGGTCCAGAAGCTCAAGCCAGTGGCGGCCCCCTCTTTGACATCGAAGGCGACTACAAGTCAAGCCAGGGcgcctcatcttcctcttcgcCGTCGTCACACgccagaggcagggagagggaCTCGCTGAAGTCGAAGCCCCcgttctccttctctctgctcatcTACATGGCCATCGAGCAGTCGCCCAGCAAATCTTTGCCCGTGAAAGAGATCTACGGCTGGATCCTCGAGCACTTCCCTTACTTCTCCAACGCCCCCACCGGCTGGAAGAACTCGGTTCGCCACAACCTGTCTCTAAACAAATGCTTCCGGAAAGTCGACAGGAGTTTGGGAAAA GCCAGTGGGAAAGGCTCTCTCTGGTGCGTTGACCCCGAGTACCGCCCAAACCTGATCCAAGCTCTGAAGAAGCAGCACTTCCCCGCCGCACATGCCTTCTCCACACCACCTGCCTCCCCACCCAG TGCCTCTTCACCCCCTCGTCATCTCTTTCTACAAGGCTGCTCGTTCAAAG agTCTGACATTGATGCTGCCACTGCCATGATGCTCTTAAACTCTGCCCCCGGGCACCACGTTGACCCAT GCAATTCTGACGGTCCGCTGGACCTCTCTCGGCCAGATTCAGTCCTGGTGAGCAGCGATCCGAAGCAGGACCACAACTACAGCAGTGTGGCCTTGCAGCgctgctcctcccgctcctcctcctcgtccctgtcctccctGGACGAAGGAGGCTGCAACGGCGGGCAGTCCCGCCGTGCTGGCAGCGAGGGCTTCCACAGCGACGAGGACTCTGACCTCTGGGAAGAGAGAGGCCTCCACGAGACTTCCCAACGTCCGCCTGCCATTAAGTGGCCCATCAATAAGAGGTCACGGCGAGAGGTCAAGCCGGAGGTGgacgaggagctgaaggaagccGCCGGCTCCCTGCTGCACCTCGCAGGCATACGCAGCTGCACAGAGGGCACCAAACATACTGTCAAGAGCACAAAATTTAACAGGAAATga
- the ppp1r21 gene encoding protein phosphatase 1 regulatory subunit 21 isoform X1, which produces MANVTDLQTKYSKLAQEYSKLRAQNQVLKKAVVDEQANCVSLKDQLKQRDQSLRKQEQEMDSLSFRNQQLAKRVELLQEELAVCEAKGKKGKVIQACVNKGDSPSQHALETKNVFDEDLQKKIEENERLHIQFYEADELHKRQEAQLRARLQELEREAEQHQDAVNGLNTKYTDTIERLHSDKARLELKTQTMEREAQECRMRAEDCQQQLRRCQTELSRQVKQSSSVIQEKVPFNDTKFVHYNSLNVPPHNRRHQLKARDVVGQALSFIQDLVAALLNFHSYTEQRVHIYPRDSSIEPISALNQKFSQYLHENAAYVRPLEESFLQLHQSITEDTVTVLETVVKLKSFADHFSSYVQFLKKILPYQLKSLEEECEAPLCTAALTAKNQELHGDMKRVTSMFEKLQNYINVLALPSVCQDVVPQSSTSAVFTQLAGCLHSLHDAIKEMSKHYNQKAGLEQELPTVTQKLLTTSECLLGSLGSLTSSTGKIATFFSNNLDFFTSPAYSPKGSTVALSPLQAETMLANKKKASAYISAIKKPRPQSVPYSEALSNRRILTSSTESREGLTQQVQQSLEKIARLEQEKEHWLLEAQLGKVRLEKENQRIADLEAQLAAALGGSLAAQSAAAGTLTQSHEDTEAESTAAGKELTLCTSLVGMLCTTPSVEHVGDEESREQLIKTHYMARVGELTTQLQISDSKAVHFHSECRALAKRLAIAEKSRESLSEDVKRANQNITRLQDELTTTKRSYEDQLSMMSDHLCSMNETLSKQREEIDTLKLGSKGNAKKNKGR; this is translated from the exons ATGGCTAACGTTACAGACCTGCAGACGAAATATAGCAAGTTGGCACAGGAGTACTCCAAG cTCCGCGCTCAGAACCAGGTTCTGAAAAAGGCCGTCGTAGATGAACAGGCCAACTGTGTCTCCCTCAAG GACCAGTTAAAGCAGAGGGACCAGAGCCTGaggaagcaggagcaggagatgGACAGTCTCAGCTTCAGGAACCAACAGTTGGCCAagagggtggagctgctgcaggaggagctcgCTGTGTGTGAGGCCAAAGGCAAAAAGGGGAAGGTGATCCAGGCTTGTGTG AACAAGGGCGACTCTCCCTCACAGCACGCCCTGGAGACCAAGAACGTGTTTGACGAGGACCTGCAAAAAAAGATCGAAGAAAATGAACGACTTCACATCCAG TTTTATGAAGCAGACGAGCTGCACAAGAGGCAGGAGGCCCAGCTGAGGGCCCgactgcaggagctggagagggaggcGGAGCAGCACCAGGACGCCGTCAACGGGCTCAACACAAAGTACACGGACACAATCGAGAGGCTGCATAGCGACAAAGCGCGATTAGAG CTGAAAACACAGACCATGGAGAGGGAAGCACAGGAGTGCCGCATGCGAGCGGAAGACTG ccagcagcagctgaggcgGTGCCAGACGGAGCTGAGCAGGCAGGTGAAGCAAAGCAGCAGCGTTATCCAGGAAAAAGTGCCCTTCAACGACACCA AATTCGTCCACTACAACAGCCTCAATGTCCCTCCACACAATCGAAggcatcag CTTAAAGCCCGGGATGTGGTGGGACAGGCGCTGAGCTTTATCCAGGACCTCGTGGCCGCTCTGTTGAACTTCCATTCCTACACAGAACAAAGAGTTCACATCTACCCCCGAGACTCTTCTATCGAGCCCATCTCTGCCCTCAACCAGAAG TTTTCTCAGTACCTACATGAAAACGCAGCTTACGTGCGCCCCCTGGAGGAGAGCTTCCTGCAGTTACACCAAAGCATCACTGAGGACACTGTCACGGTCCTG GAAACTGTTGTCAAACTGAAGAGCTTTGCGGATCATTTCTCCTCTTACGTACAGTTTTTGAAAAAGATTCTCCCTTACCAGCTGAAAAG TCTGGAGGAAGAGTGCGAGGCTCCTCTTTGCACCGCTGCCCTCACTGCCAAAAATCAGGAGTTACACGGCGACATGAAGAGAGTCACATCGATGTTTGAGAAACTGCAGAACTACATTAACGTTTTGGCCTTACCCA GTGTGTGTCAGGACGTGGTGCCGCAGAGCAGCACCTCGGCTGTTTTTACCCAGCTGGCGGGCTGCCTGCACAGTCTTCACGATGCCATTAAAG AGATGTCAAAGCACTATAATCAGAAGGCTGGTTTAGAGCAAGAGCTGCCCACGGTCACCCAGAAGCTCCTGACCACCTCAGAGTGCCTGCTCGGATCTTTAGGGTCTCTGACCAGCAGCACTGGAAAG ATCGCCACTTTCTTCAGCAACAACTTGGACTTCTTCACATCGCCAGCCTACAGCCCTAAAGGCAGCACCGTGGCCCTCAGCCCTCTGCAAGCAGAGACCATGCTAGCCAACAAGAAGAAAGCTTCGGCCTATATCAGTGCCATTAAAAAG CCCAGGCCACAGTCAGTTCCGTACAGCGAAGCCCTGTCGAATCGGCGTATTCTCACGAGCTCCACCGAGAGCAGAGAAGGTCTCACTCAGCAG GTGCAGCAAAGCCTGGAGAAGATCGCCcggctggagcaggagaaggaacACTGGCTCCTGGAGGCCCAGCTGGGGAAGGTGCGGCTGGAAAAGGAGAACCAGAGGATCGCAGACCTGGAAGCTCAGCTGGCCGCAGCTCTAGGGGGAAGTCTGGCTGCCCAGTCAGCGGCAGCCGGCACGCTCACGCAGAGCCACGAGGACACGGAGGCCGAGTCAACGGCTGCCGGGAAAGAGCTGACGCTGTGCACGAgcctg GTGGGCATGTTGTGCACAACCCCTTCAGTCGAGCAT GTTGGAGACgaggagtccagagagcagctgaTCAAGACTCACTACATGGCCAGAGTGGGGGAGCTCACCACCCAGCTCCAGATCTCAGACAGCAAAGCCGTGCACTTCCACTCCGAG TGTCGAGCTTTGGCCAAGAGATTAGCTATTGCAGAGAAATCCCGAGAGTCTCTGAGCGAGGACGTCAAACGGGCCAACCAGAACATCACGCGCTTGCAG GACGAGCTGACTACGACGAAGAGGAGCTACGAAGACCAGCTGAGCATGATGAGCGACCACCTGTGCAGCATGAACGAGACCCTGAgcaagcagagggaggagatcGACACGCTCAAACTGGGCAGCAAG GGAAATGCCAAAAAGAACAAAGGACGTTAA
- the foxn2a gene encoding forkhead box protein N2 isoform X3 produces MHDYLLDLMGPIIGMSPDKKTEIPGMQEERTGLRGVCGVGTLPEAECASSPLATSVDRTGGTEDEELTNLNWLHENLLQNFTLGGPEAQASGGPLFDIEGDYKSSQGASSSSSPSSHARGRERDSLKSKPPFSFSLLIYMAIEQSPSKSLPVKEIYGWILEHFPYFSNAPTGWKNSVRHNLSLNKCFRKVDRSLGKASGKGSLWCVDPEYRPNLIQALKKQHFPAAHAFSTPPASPPSASSPPRHLFLQGCSFKGNSDGPLDLSRPDSVLVSSDPKQDHNYSSVALQRCSSRSSSSSLSSLDEGGCNGGQSRRAGSEGFHSDEDSDLWEERGLHETSQRPPAIKWPINKRSRREVKPEVDEELKEAAGSLLHLAGIRSCTEGTKHTVKSTKFNRK; encoded by the exons ATGCATGATT aCCTCCTTGATTTAATGGGTCCAATCATTGGGATGTCACCAGACAAGAAAACGGAAATTCCGGGTATGCAGGAGGAGCGGACAGGGCTCAGAGGCGTCTGCGGCGTGGGAACGCTGCCGGAAGCTGAATGTGCGTCCAGTCCCTTGGCGACCAGCGTGGATCGTACCGGAGGCACCGAGGACGAGGAGCTCACCAACCTCAACTGGCTGCACGAGAACCTGCTTCAGAACTTTACTCTGGGGGGTCCAGAAGCTCAAGCCAGTGGCGGCCCCCTCTTTGACATCGAAGGCGACTACAAGTCAAGCCAGGGcgcctcatcttcctcttcgcCGTCGTCACACgccagaggcagggagagggaCTCGCTGAAGTCGAAGCCCCcgttctccttctctctgctcatcTACATGGCCATCGAGCAGTCGCCCAGCAAATCTTTGCCCGTGAAAGAGATCTACGGCTGGATCCTCGAGCACTTCCCTTACTTCTCCAACGCCCCCACCGGCTGGAAGAACTCGGTTCGCCACAACCTGTCTCTAAACAAATGCTTCCGGAAAGTCGACAGGAGTTTGGGAAAA GCCAGTGGGAAAGGCTCTCTCTGGTGCGTTGACCCCGAGTACCGCCCAAACCTGATCCAAGCTCTGAAGAAGCAGCACTTCCCCGCCGCACATGCCTTCTCCACACCACCTGCCTCCCCACCCAG TGCCTCTTCACCCCCTCGTCATCTCTTTCTACAAGGCTGCTCGTTCAAAG GCAATTCTGACGGTCCGCTGGACCTCTCTCGGCCAGATTCAGTCCTGGTGAGCAGCGATCCGAAGCAGGACCACAACTACAGCAGTGTGGCCTTGCAGCgctgctcctcccgctcctcctcctcgtccctgtcctccctGGACGAAGGAGGCTGCAACGGCGGGCAGTCCCGCCGTGCTGGCAGCGAGGGCTTCCACAGCGACGAGGACTCTGACCTCTGGGAAGAGAGAGGCCTCCACGAGACTTCCCAACGTCCGCCTGCCATTAAGTGGCCCATCAATAAGAGGTCACGGCGAGAGGTCAAGCCGGAGGTGgacgaggagctgaaggaagccGCCGGCTCCCTGCTGCACCTCGCAGGCATACGCAGCTGCACAGAGGGCACCAAACATACTGTCAAGAGCACAAAATTTAACAGGAAATga